The DNA region CGACGAAACCGAGGAGCTCCAGCCCATATTCCTCGGTCTGGACGGCGATTCCCTTCAGGGTGGCGTTAAGGGCGCTTGTGTCTCCTCCTCCTGTCAGAACGCCTATCCTTTTCAACTAGACACCTCCCATTTTCTATTCTATCTCGGCCATGGGGATATCAGGTGATCGAGGGTTCGGATAAACCTTCAGTTCCCTCGGCTCCAGGATAAGGTCTAGCTCCTCCATCACAGTAGCTCCGAGAAGCCCATACTCCTTTCCCGGCTCCACGATGGCGTCAAATACGCCTTTTCGATCGCAAATCTTCACCTCGACGCCGTAAACCACATCTCTGGTCTCCGTTCTTTCATCGGCATACTTGACCTGTTGTTTTCTGATAATGGGGAATTTCAGCTTCTCCTGAAGCCATCCAGGGATGACCAACATAGTTGCGCTGCTGTCCACCTTAACCCTCAGTTCCACCTCCTCGGAGCCCGCCACTATGTTCCTGACCTTCACGATCGCAAAGGTCGTCCCCATGAAAACCTCCTACAGAATAATTCATCCTCTTAGGATGATCCCCCTTATTTCTCCTGTTGAGCTTTCTTTCTCATCAGATACTCGTGTATGGCGGCCGCGGCCCGTCTTCCGGCGCCCATGGCGAGGATCACGGTGGCCGCTCCGGTGACTATATCCCCACCGGCATAGACCCCCTCCTTGGAGGTGGCTCCCGTTTCAGGATCGACGACGATATAGCCCCGTTCGTTGAACTCCAGGTCGGGCGTGGTCATCCGGATAAGCGGCTGAGCCGAGGTGCCTATGGCGATCACAGCCATATCGACGTCCATGACAAATTCAGAACCCTCGATCGGGATAGGACGTCGCCTCCCGCTTTCATCCGGCTCGCCCAACTTCATCCTGATGCATTCCATCCCTTTAAGCCATCCGTTTTCATCGCCTATAAAGCGGACCGGATTGGCGAGGAACTTGAATTTCACGCCCTCCTCCTCGCCATGCCGTATCTCCTCCTCACGTGCGGGCATCTCGGCTCTGGATCGGCGGTAGACGATGGAGACCTCCTCTGCGCCGAGCCTTAGGGCGGTTCTGGCTGCGTCCATCGCGACGTTTCCTCCTCCGATCACCGCCACCTTATTTCCCACATATATCGGCGTGTCATATTCGGGGAACCTATACGCCCGCATCAGATTCACCCTCGTGAGGAACTCGTTGGCGGTTAAAACCCCGTTGAGGTTTTCGCCGGGTATTCCCAGAAAATTCGGCGTTCCGGCTCCCACCCCCAAAAATACGGCGTCGTATCCCATCTCGAACAGCTCATCTATCGTATAAAGCTTCCCTATGGGGGCGTCGGTGATTATCTCGACGCCGAGGGCCCGGACATAATCTATTTCAACTTTGAGGATGGATTTAGGAAGTCGGAATTCGGGGATACCATAGATCAGCACTCCGCCCGGCTCATGCAACGCCTCAAATATAGTGACCTTATGCCCCCTTTTGGCCAATTCCCCCGCTGCGGTTATCCCCGCGGGGCCAGAGCCAACCACAGCCACCTTCATCCCTGTGGGCGGAGGAAGATCGGGGATCTCTACGGCGTTGTGCTCTCTCTCATAATCGGCGACAAACCGCTCCAGATTCCCGATCGCCACCGATCTGCCCCTCTTAGCTAACACGCAGGTCTTTTCGCACTGATCTTCCTGGGGACAGACCCTGCCGCATACGGCGGGCAGAGAGTTGGTCTCCTTGATCTTCCTGGCCGCCTCGATGAACTTGCCCTCTCTGATGAGCTTGATGAAAGCCGGTATGTCCACCTCGACGGGACATCCCTTGACGCACATGGGAACCTTGCACTGGAGACATCTTTCGGCCTCAAGCATGGCCGTTTTCTCGTCGTATCCCAGGGGGACCTCGTTGAAGTTTTTAATCCTCTCTTTGGGAGGTTGTTCCTTCATCGGCTGGCGAGGTATATTAAGCCTCTCTCTGGTGGTCATCGCACACCCTCCTCATATCTGCTTTGCTTGCTTTTGAGATATTCCTCATAAGCTCTTCTCTCCTGCTCGACAAACATCCTCTGCCGTTTCATAAGCTCATCGAAATCGACGAGGTGACCGTCAAATTCCGGGCCGTCAACGCAGGCGAATTTGATC from Candidatus Poribacteria bacterium includes:
- the gltA gene encoding NADPH-dependent glutamate synthase codes for the protein MTTRERLNIPRQPMKEQPPKERIKNFNEVPLGYDEKTAMLEAERCLQCKVPMCVKGCPVEVDIPAFIKLIREGKFIEAARKIKETNSLPAVCGRVCPQEDQCEKTCVLAKRGRSVAIGNLERFVADYEREHNAVEIPDLPPPTGMKVAVVGSGPAGITAAGELAKRGHKVTIFEALHEPGGVLIYGIPEFRLPKSILKVEIDYVRALGVEIITDAPIGKLYTIDELFEMGYDAVFLGVGAGTPNFLGIPGENLNGVLTANEFLTRVNLMRAYRFPEYDTPIYVGNKVAVIGGGNVAMDAARTALRLGAEEVSIVYRRSRAEMPAREEEIRHGEEEGVKFKFLANPVRFIGDENGWLKGMECIRMKLGEPDESGRRRPIPIEGSEFVMDVDMAVIAIGTSAQPLIRMTTPDLEFNERGYIVVDPETGATSKEGVYAGGDIVTGAATVILAMGAGRRAAAAIHEYLMRKKAQQEK